A genomic segment from Myxococcota bacterium encodes:
- a CDS encoding enoyl-CoA hydratase-related protein, with amino-acid sequence MNTLELEYPKPQVALLRLARPERLNALSWELVEELHAALDAIDRDNRCRVVVLTGAGRAFCAGLDLVDQSNPGAIVEGVSGPRAGLLAQNRMASLVPHLRRIQQPVIAAINGAAYGGGLGLALGCDLRIAARSAKLCVQFIRVGVSGCDIGVSYTLPRLVGAARAHDLIMTARPFTAEEAERWGVVTRLSDDGRVVDDALALADELCDFSPFGLFATKQVMWANLDVPNLEAAIQLENRNQIMAGSSGETEEAARAFFEKRKPRWPGSE; translated from the coding sequence GTGAACACGCTCGAGCTCGAGTACCCGAAGCCGCAGGTCGCGCTGCTGCGCCTCGCGCGCCCCGAACGCCTGAACGCGCTCTCGTGGGAGCTCGTCGAGGAGCTGCACGCCGCACTCGACGCGATCGACCGCGACAACCGCTGTCGCGTCGTCGTGCTGACGGGCGCGGGCCGCGCGTTCTGCGCGGGCCTCGACCTCGTCGACCAGTCGAACCCCGGCGCGATCGTCGAGGGCGTGTCGGGCCCGCGCGCCGGCCTCCTCGCGCAGAACCGCATGGCGAGCCTCGTGCCGCACCTGCGCCGCATCCAGCAGCCCGTCATCGCGGCGATCAACGGCGCGGCCTACGGCGGCGGGCTCGGCCTCGCACTCGGCTGCGACCTCCGCATCGCCGCGCGCTCGGCGAAGCTCTGCGTGCAGTTCATCCGCGTCGGCGTCTCGGGCTGCGACATCGGCGTGAGCTACACGCTCCCGCGCCTCGTGGGCGCCGCGCGCGCGCACGACCTGATCATGACGGCGCGCCCGTTCACGGCCGAGGAGGCCGAGCGCTGGGGCGTCGTCACGCGTCTGTCGGACGACGGCCGCGTCGTCGACGACGCGCTCGCGCTCGCCGACGAGCTCTGCGACTTCTCGCCCTTCGGCCTGTTCGCGACGAAGCAGGTCATGTGGGCCAACCTCGACGTGCCGAACCTCGAGGCGGCGATCCAGCTCGAGAACCGCAACCAGATCATGGCCGGGAGCTCGGGCGAGACGGAGGAGGCCGCGCGCGCGTTCTTCGAGAAGCGCAAGCCGCGCTGGCCGGGCAGCGAGTGA
- a CDS encoding serine hydrolase domain-containing protein: MRRSPSPFVRAVRAPGAALAAAVALAAACALASPARAGELPTARPKSVGLSAERLARLGTAMQRYIDEGKVAGIVTAVARDGKVVHLQTQGAMDFESGRPMQADAIFRIYSMSKPIAATALMMLHEQGAFALSDPVAKFLPELGAMKVMTGFDKKGQPVLVDAKSPMTMRQMLSHTAGLGYGIIPEGLDRGEDLYRAADLRARGTTLAEFVPKLAKLPLLYPPGTDWRYSLANDVQGRLVEVLSGVPFDRFLAERIFGPLDMRDTGFFVPAEKLDRFTSNYVFGEGGRQLVDGPEHTTYGEGVTFFSGGGGLVSTTRDYLRFCEMLLRGGELDGARILGPKTIELMTMNHMPDGVVQRIAGAYELPGRGYGLGFGMIVDRAKAGTTASNGTYWWGGAANTGFWIDPKERLTGVVMTQRFPGELPLGELMQTLVFQAIEY; encoded by the coding sequence GTGCGCCGATCGCCGTCTCCGTTCGTCCGCGCCGTTCGCGCTCCCGGCGCCGCCCTCGCGGCGGCGGTCGCACTCGCGGCGGCCTGCGCGCTCGCGTCGCCCGCGCGCGCGGGCGAGCTGCCGACCGCGCGCCCGAAGTCGGTCGGGCTCTCGGCCGAGCGCCTCGCGCGCCTCGGCACGGCCATGCAGCGCTACATCGACGAAGGGAAGGTGGCGGGCATCGTCACCGCCGTCGCGCGCGACGGGAAGGTCGTGCACCTGCAGACGCAGGGCGCGATGGACTTCGAATCCGGCCGCCCGATGCAGGCCGACGCGATCTTCCGCATCTACTCGATGTCGAAGCCGATCGCCGCGACGGCGCTGATGATGCTGCACGAGCAGGGCGCGTTCGCGCTCTCCGACCCCGTCGCGAAGTTCCTGCCCGAGCTCGGCGCGATGAAGGTGATGACGGGCTTCGACAAGAAGGGGCAGCCCGTCCTCGTCGACGCGAAGAGCCCGATGACGATGCGGCAGATGCTGTCGCACACCGCGGGGCTCGGGTACGGGATCATTCCCGAGGGCCTCGACCGCGGCGAGGACCTCTACCGCGCGGCCGACCTGCGCGCGCGCGGCACGACGCTCGCGGAGTTCGTTCCCAAGCTCGCGAAGCTGCCGCTCCTCTACCCGCCCGGCACCGACTGGCGCTACAGCCTCGCGAACGACGTGCAGGGCCGGCTCGTCGAGGTGCTCTCGGGCGTGCCGTTCGACCGCTTCCTCGCCGAGCGCATCTTCGGCCCGCTCGACATGCGCGACACGGGCTTCTTCGTGCCGGCCGAGAAGCTCGATCGCTTCACGTCGAACTACGTGTTCGGCGAGGGCGGGCGGCAGCTCGTCGACGGGCCGGAGCACACGACCTACGGCGAGGGCGTGACGTTCTTCTCGGGAGGCGGCGGCCTCGTGTCGACGACGCGCGACTACCTGCGCTTCTGCGAGATGCTGCTGCGCGGCGGCGAGCTCGACGGCGCGCGCATCCTCGGGCCGAAGACGATCGAGCTGATGACGATGAACCACATGCCCGACGGCGTCGTGCAGCGCATCGCCGGCGCCTACGAGCTTCCCGGGCGCGGCTACGGGCTCGGCTTCGGCATGATCGTCGACCGCGCGAAGGCCGGGACGACGGCGTCGAACGGCACCTACTGGTGGGGCGGCGCGGCGAACACGGGCTTCTGGATCGACCCGAAGGAGCGCCTCACCGGCGTCGTGATGACGCAGCGCTTCCCGGGCGAGCTGCCGCTCGGCGAGCTGATGCAGACGCTGGTCTTCCAGGCGATCGAGTACTAG
- a CDS encoding sulfotransferase, whose protein sequence is MAGRLATMAERYPRPDWVRRVNAMGDSLGGPVEGARRLVPIDPDAMVEEAVRSLGLAGDALAGDFGDPGWRARFDALARAVHGSRMTVVGRLMTRQELFRALRTRLLQNRAWAQDAGIASERIEAPLVVTGPARSGTTILFELLWLDPGVRAPLAWEALHPLPMPEGDAESVRVRASECEQELWADVQPEFAAVHELRSDLPVECVTLTQPCFAGTHWPMIGQLEGFALDPVEMYAYEKRALQLLQRGRPPATWLLKTPGHLMTIDLLLGTFPDARVIQTHRDPAKTMPSTVSTTAMVMWMRSNDIDLELLTGAVQAGFSAALNAVAQRRAEGSLPAAQFGDVHFQELLKDPVDAIRRAYDQIGRPFAAEHGERIVAYLAEKPKGKFGVHRYAPEDWGFTAKGLRDDLAPYLSHFGVALE, encoded by the coding sequence GTGGCAGGCAGGCTCGCGACGATGGCCGAGCGCTATCCGCGCCCCGACTGGGTGCGGCGCGTCAACGCGATGGGCGACTCGCTCGGAGGGCCCGTCGAGGGCGCGCGCCGGCTCGTCCCGATCGACCCGGATGCGATGGTGGAGGAAGCGGTGCGCTCGCTCGGCCTCGCCGGCGACGCGCTCGCGGGCGACTTCGGCGACCCGGGCTGGCGCGCGCGCTTCGACGCGCTCGCGCGCGCCGTGCACGGGAGCCGCATGACGGTGGTCGGGCGCCTGATGACGCGCCAGGAGCTCTTCCGCGCACTGCGCACGCGGCTGCTGCAGAACCGCGCGTGGGCGCAGGATGCGGGCATCGCGAGCGAGCGCATCGAGGCGCCGCTCGTCGTCACGGGACCGGCGCGCTCGGGCACGACCATCCTGTTCGAGCTGCTCTGGCTCGACCCGGGCGTGCGCGCGCCTCTCGCGTGGGAGGCGCTGCATCCGCTGCCGATGCCCGAGGGCGACGCCGAGTCCGTGCGCGTGCGCGCGAGCGAGTGCGAGCAGGAGCTGTGGGCCGACGTGCAGCCCGAGTTCGCCGCCGTCCACGAGCTGCGGTCGGACCTTCCCGTCGAGTGCGTGACGCTCACCCAGCCGTGCTTCGCGGGCACGCACTGGCCGATGATCGGCCAGCTCGAGGGCTTCGCACTCGACCCGGTCGAGATGTACGCGTACGAGAAGCGCGCGCTCCAGCTGTTGCAGCGCGGGCGGCCGCCCGCGACGTGGCTGCTCAAGACGCCGGGCCACCTGATGACGATCGATCTCCTGCTCGGCACGTTCCCCGACGCGCGCGTGATCCAGACGCACCGCGACCCCGCGAAGACGATGCCGTCGACGGTCAGCACCACCGCGATGGTGATGTGGATGCGCTCGAACGACATCGATCTCGAGCTGCTCACGGGCGCGGTGCAGGCGGGCTTCTCGGCGGCGCTCAACGCCGTCGCGCAGCGGCGCGCGGAGGGGAGCCTCCCCGCCGCGCAGTTCGGCGACGTGCACTTCCAGGAGCTGCTGAAGGATCCGGTCGACGCGATCCGCCGCGCCTACGACCAGATCGGCCGGCCCTTCGCCGCCGAGCACGGCGAGCGCATCGTCGCCTATCTCGCGGAGAAGCCGAAGGGGAAGTTCGGCGTGCACCGCTACGCGCCCGAGGACTGGGGCTTCACGGCGAAGGGGCTGCGCGACGACCTCGCGCCCTACCTCTCGCACTTCGGCGTCGCGCTCGAGTAG
- a CDS encoding autotransporter domain-containing protein, whose product MRSARRGAARPRAIAGALAAAVALAAAGAGAADFTVTTMDDAGAGSLRQGVADANAAAGSDRIVFQGFGTTSAIQLLTPLPDIAQTLSLDGTTASSGLTLMGDGMLVASVDPNQTLTLIDVKVADGDIALESGATLVLDVRSAQTFDQVIRDAASGAAGKLDKRGTARLTLTGANAFTGGTKVTAGELEVAIGSLPGNVDLATDTKLLFTDAADGTYGGIISGTGAVVKNSTNRLVFAGANTYSGGTTVNAGTLAGLPGAFRGAISVASGATLEMNPIGTPTYTGSIGGSGLLLVTGGGDLRLAPNGAANSFARAQVGNVTTLRGAAAAIAGDVQIDAGGRLVIDEPATATFARALSGAGDFEKDGAGTLTLAGNASALAGGTARVNAGALVVRAASLPLDTLVQSGARLVFDQPTDAIASIAVSGAGDVEKRGAGALALAAAHTYTGATNVLAGRLDVGGSLATSGVGVAAPATLGGGGAIAGAVANAGRIAPGAASGAAIDTLAVDAVAFASGSVLEIEVAPGAGANDRLAVANAASLTGGTLELVVAPGTYTSQTATVLTAGSITGALAFTDDFPLLDVSMTTLPGSVQLVVNSNAASYASVAATPTQASVAAAIDAELPTATGDLLSLFQGFSTLTTRNFRRALESLAGETLTQLATVRLENARRFERTLHGRLRDASDAFGADRPRGEGLLLDAPVAHAPFDLWIEPYASFSDVDGRRGASALDTRVAGGALGAEWRPFAASASAALASARLGAAFGYANADVDFDDRTGTTSADTYTGALYGGVAGERLRLGLSGRVAYSKMESDRTVAVGADVRRASAAFDGLDAGVRLEAAAKLVATDAWLVEPYASVAWAHVERDAFRESGAGAASLDVARERLDSVVVGAGTRLRAAFEIERDVWLLPEVYGEWQQEVADRDRAIDARLVGQTTSARLLVRGAELQRNGANAGVAWTVRTANGYEARAAYDVGLDADRTTHAVGIRVGTYW is encoded by the coding sequence GTGAGGAGCGCGCGTCGCGGCGCGGCGCGCCCGCGCGCGATCGCAGGCGCGCTCGCGGCCGCCGTCGCGCTCGCGGCCGCCGGCGCCGGCGCCGCCGACTTCACCGTCACGACGATGGACGACGCCGGCGCGGGCAGCCTGCGCCAGGGCGTCGCGGACGCGAACGCCGCCGCGGGCAGCGACCGCATCGTCTTCCAGGGCTTCGGCACGACGAGCGCCATCCAGCTCCTGACGCCGCTCCCCGACATCGCGCAGACGCTCTCGCTCGACGGCACGACCGCGTCGTCGGGGCTCACCTTGATGGGCGACGGCATGCTCGTCGCGAGCGTCGACCCGAACCAGACGCTCACGCTGATCGACGTGAAGGTCGCGGACGGCGACATCGCGCTCGAGAGCGGCGCGACGCTCGTGCTCGACGTCCGCAGCGCGCAGACGTTCGACCAGGTGATCCGCGACGCCGCCTCCGGCGCGGCGGGCAAGCTCGACAAGCGCGGCACCGCGCGCCTCACGCTCACCGGCGCCAACGCGTTCACCGGCGGCACGAAGGTCACGGCGGGCGAGCTCGAGGTGGCGATCGGAAGCCTCCCCGGCAACGTCGACCTCGCGACCGACACGAAGCTCCTCTTCACCGACGCCGCCGACGGCACGTACGGCGGCATCATCAGCGGCACGGGCGCCGTCGTGAAGAACTCGACCAACCGGCTCGTGTTCGCCGGCGCCAACACGTACAGCGGCGGCACGACCGTGAACGCGGGCACGCTCGCCGGCCTGCCCGGCGCGTTCCGCGGCGCCATCAGCGTCGCTTCGGGCGCCACGCTCGAGATGAACCCGATCGGCACGCCGACCTACACGGGCTCGATCGGCGGCAGCGGGCTTCTGCTCGTGACGGGCGGCGGCGACCTGCGGCTCGCACCGAACGGCGCGGCGAACTCGTTCGCGCGCGCGCAGGTCGGGAACGTGACGACGCTGCGCGGCGCGGCGGCCGCGATCGCGGGCGACGTGCAGATCGACGCCGGCGGAAGGCTCGTGATCGACGAGCCCGCCACCGCGACGTTCGCGCGCGCCCTCTCGGGCGCGGGCGACTTCGAGAAGGACGGCGCGGGGACGCTCACGCTCGCGGGCAACGCGAGCGCGCTCGCGGGCGGTACGGCCCGCGTGAACGCCGGCGCCCTCGTCGTGCGCGCGGCGAGCCTCCCGCTCGACACGCTCGTGCAGTCGGGCGCGCGGCTCGTCTTCGACCAGCCGACCGACGCGATCGCGTCGATCGCCGTCTCGGGCGCGGGCGACGTCGAGAAGCGCGGCGCGGGCGCGCTCGCGCTCGCGGCCGCGCACACGTACACGGGCGCGACGAACGTGCTCGCCGGAAGGCTCGACGTCGGCGGGAGCCTCGCGACGAGCGGCGTGGGCGTGGCCGCGCCGGCGACGCTCGGCGGCGGCGGCGCGATCGCGGGCGCCGTCGCGAACGCCGGCCGCATCGCGCCGGGAGCCGCCTCGGGCGCGGCGATCGACACGCTCGCGGTCGACGCCGTCGCATTCGCGAGCGGCTCGGTGCTCGAGATCGAGGTCGCGCCGGGCGCGGGCGCGAACGACCGCCTCGCCGTCGCGAACGCCGCGAGCCTCACCGGCGGCACGCTCGAGCTCGTCGTCGCGCCCGGCACGTACACGAGCCAGACGGCGACCGTGCTCACCGCCGGCTCGATCACGGGCGCGCTCGCGTTCACCGACGACTTCCCGCTGCTCGACGTCTCGATGACGACGCTCCCAGGCTCCGTGCAGCTCGTCGTGAACAGCAACGCCGCGAGCTATGCGAGCGTCGCCGCGACGCCGACGCAGGCGAGCGTCGCCGCGGCAATCGACGCCGAGCTCCCGACCGCGACGGGCGACCTGCTCTCGCTCTTCCAGGGCTTCTCGACGCTCACGACGCGCAACTTCCGGCGCGCGCTCGAGTCGCTCGCGGGCGAGACGCTGACGCAGCTCGCGACGGTGCGGCTCGAGAACGCGCGCCGCTTCGAGCGCACGCTGCACGGGCGGCTGCGCGACGCGAGCGACGCGTTCGGCGCCGATCGCCCGCGCGGCGAGGGCCTGCTGCTCGACGCGCCCGTCGCACACGCGCCCTTCGACCTGTGGATCGAGCCGTACGCCTCGTTCTCGGACGTCGACGGCCGGCGCGGCGCGAGCGCGCTCGACACGCGGGTCGCGGGCGGCGCGCTCGGCGCCGAGTGGCGCCCGTTCGCGGCGAGCGCGAGCGCCGCGCTCGCGAGCGCGCGCCTCGGCGCCGCGTTCGGCTACGCGAATGCGGACGTCGACTTCGACGACCGCACCGGCACGACCTCGGCGGACACGTACACGGGCGCGCTCTACGGGGGCGTCGCCGGCGAGCGCCTGCGCCTCGGCCTCTCGGGACGCGTCGCGTACTCGAAGATGGAGAGCGATCGCACCGTCGCCGTCGGCGCCGACGTGCGGCGCGCGAGCGCCGCGTTCGACGGGCTCGACGCGGGCGTGCGCCTCGAGGCCGCGGCGAAGCTCGTCGCGACCGACGCGTGGCTCGTCGAGCCCTACGCGTCCGTCGCCTGGGCGCACGTCGAGCGCGACGCGTTCCGGGAGAGCGGCGCGGGCGCGGCGTCACTCGACGTCGCGCGCGAGCGGCTCGACTCCGTCGTCGTCGGCGCCGGCACGCGGCTGCGCGCCGCGTTCGAGATCGAGCGCGACGTGTGGCTCCTGCCCGAGGTCTACGGCGAGTGGCAGCAGGAGGTGGCCGACCGCGACCGCGCGATCGACGCGCGCCTCGTCGGCCAGACGACGTCGGCGCGCCTGCTCGTGCGCGGCGCCGAGCTGCAGCGCAACGGCGCGAACGCGGGCGTCGCGTGGACGGTGCGCACGGCGAACGGCTACGAGGCGCGCGCGGCCTACGACGTGGGCCTCGACGCCGATCGCACGACGCACGCGGTCGGCATCCGCGTCGGCACGTACTGGTGA
- a CDS encoding enoyl-CoA hydratase/isomerase family protein yields MIEHTRDGDVHVLRMTNGENRMGPEFVRRFGAVLDDVEAKSEGACALVVTGEGKFFSNGIDLAAAATLDADGLRAFTHDFEALGVRLALLPVPTIAALNGHAFAGGAVFALACDERVMRTDRGWLCLNEVDVQVPLPRRLMNVVRAKLTPAVARDALLAARRFTGPEALANAVVDACVPEPDVLPRALERARALATKPRATFAAIKREWLRGVGD; encoded by the coding sequence ATGATCGAGCACACCCGCGACGGCGACGTCCACGTCCTGCGCATGACGAACGGCGAGAACCGCATGGGCCCCGAGTTCGTGCGGCGCTTCGGCGCCGTCCTCGACGACGTCGAGGCCAAGAGCGAGGGCGCCTGCGCGCTCGTCGTCACCGGCGAAGGCAAGTTCTTCAGCAACGGCATCGACCTCGCCGCCGCCGCGACGCTCGACGCCGACGGGCTGCGCGCCTTCACGCACGACTTCGAGGCCCTCGGCGTCCGCCTCGCCCTCCTGCCCGTGCCCACCATCGCCGCGCTCAACGGCCACGCCTTCGCCGGCGGCGCCGTCTTCGCGCTCGCCTGCGACGAGCGCGTCATGCGCACCGACCGCGGCTGGCTCTGCCTCAACGAGGTCGACGTCCAGGTGCCGCTCCCCCGCCGCCTCATGAACGTCGTCCGCGCGAAGCTCACGCCCGCCGTCGCCCGCGACGCCCTGCTCGCCGCCCGCCGCTTCACCGGCCCCGAGGCCCTCGCCAACGCCGTCGTCGACGCCTGCGTTCCCGAACCCGACGTCCTCCCCCGCGCCCTCGAACGCGCACGCGCCCTCGCCACCAAGCCCCGCGCGACCTTCGCCGCGATCAAGCGGGAGTGGCTGCGGGGGGTGGGGGACTAG
- a CDS encoding nitroreductase/quinone reductase family protein yields the protein MSDQKSEEFETPDRAAIPGITRAHVAEMEASNDDAVWVRAGMAHMLVRTLGRKSGREHKVALPYWLDAQGRPVVVGSYAGAPQHPAWYLNLADRSANPEVFCRFQHEDFWARADVLDGDEYRAVWDALTTDRAYYRDYQKLTERRLPLVRFAKLRSA from the coding sequence ATGAGCGACCAGAAGAGCGAAGAGTTCGAGACTCCCGACCGCGCCGCGATCCCCGGCATCACGCGCGCGCACGTGGCCGAGATGGAGGCGTCGAACGACGACGCCGTCTGGGTGCGCGCCGGCATGGCGCACATGCTCGTGCGCACGCTCGGCCGCAAGTCGGGCCGCGAGCACAAGGTGGCGCTGCCCTACTGGCTCGACGCGCAGGGGCGGCCCGTCGTCGTCGGGTCCTACGCCGGCGCGCCGCAGCACCCCGCCTGGTACCTCAACCTCGCCGACCGCAGCGCGAACCCCGAGGTCTTCTGCCGCTTCCAGCACGAGGATTTCTGGGCGCGCGCCGACGTCCTCGACGGCGACGAGTACCGCGCCGTGTGGGACGCGCTCACGACGGACCGCGCCTACTATCGCGACTACCAGAAGCTCACCGAGCGGCGCCTGCCGCTCGTGCGCTTCGCGAAGCTGCGAAGCGCCTAG
- a CDS encoding DUF3127 domain-containing protein — protein MGLETTGKIHVLFEAQQVTERFRKREFVLELADNPQYPQYVQFQLTGNRCENLDGFAVGDEVRVEFSLRGREWKSPKGDIKYFNSLDVWTIERTGAGADFGSGFGPGPSDDVPPPSDDDIPF, from the coding sequence ATGGGACTCGAGACGACCGGCAAGATCCACGTGCTCTTCGAGGCACAGCAGGTGACCGAGCGCTTCCGCAAGCGCGAGTTCGTGCTCGAGCTCGCCGACAACCCGCAGTACCCGCAGTACGTGCAGTTCCAGCTCACGGGCAACCGCTGCGAGAACCTCGACGGCTTCGCGGTCGGCGACGAGGTGCGCGTCGAGTTCAGCCTGCGCGGCCGCGAGTGGAAGAGCCCGAAGGGCGACATCAAGTACTTCAACAGCCTCGACGTCTGGACCATCGAGCGCACCGGCGCCGGCGCCGACTTCGGCAGCGGCTTCGGCCCCGGCCCGTCCGACGACGTCCCGCCGCCCTCCGACGACGACATCCCGTTCTGA
- a CDS encoding enoyl-CoA hydratase-related protein, with product MSSGADSNPYDDRTLRVSRPLSADDYTVILVDEPAPHVRRVTLNRPEKRNALNHALRGQLLHALQQGDLDPDVRVMIVRGAGPSFSAGYDLGGGNEGLEYPFFTAPGEGQWPRHVTDGWMGIWDMSKPVIAQVHGYCLAGGSELATGCDLVYMAEDAQMGYPAVRFGVPDMQFHAWLVGMRRGMEMMLTGDSISGIEAAQRGWATRAYPIEELEERVLEIAQRIAQIPPDIVQLNKRAVHRQMSVMGLREGIRQGTELCTLATHQQGFKDFIKDVGPGKGKLTSALQKRDEKFGDYRTGAEQPSRPGK from the coding sequence ATGAGCAGCGGCGCCGACTCGAACCCCTACGACGACCGCACCCTGCGCGTGAGCCGCCCGCTCTCCGCCGACGACTACACCGTGATCCTCGTCGACGAGCCGGCGCCCCACGTCCGGCGCGTCACGCTCAACCGGCCCGAGAAGCGCAACGCGCTCAACCACGCGCTGCGCGGGCAGCTCCTGCACGCGCTGCAGCAGGGCGACCTCGACCCCGACGTGCGCGTCATGATCGTGCGCGGCGCCGGGCCCAGCTTCTCAGCCGGCTACGACCTCGGCGGCGGCAACGAAGGCCTCGAGTACCCGTTCTTCACCGCGCCCGGCGAAGGCCAGTGGCCGCGCCACGTGACCGACGGCTGGATGGGCATCTGGGACATGTCGAAGCCCGTGATCGCACAGGTGCACGGCTACTGCCTGGCCGGCGGCTCCGAACTCGCAACCGGCTGCGACCTCGTCTACATGGCCGAGGACGCGCAGATGGGATACCCGGCCGTGCGCTTCGGCGTCCCCGACATGCAGTTCCACGCGTGGCTCGTCGGCATGCGCCGCGGCATGGAGATGATGCTGACGGGCGATTCGATCAGCGGCATCGAGGCCGCGCAGCGCGGCTGGGCGACGCGCGCCTACCCGATCGAGGAGCTCGAAGAGCGCGTGCTCGAGATCGCGCAGCGCATCGCGCAGATCCCGCCCGACATCGTGCAGCTCAACAAGCGCGCCGTGCACCGCCAGATGTCCGTGATGGGCCTGCGCGAGGGCATCCGCCAGGGCACCGAGCTCTGCACCCTCGCGACGCACCAGCAGGGCTTCAAGGACTTCATCAAGGACGTCGGCCCCGGCAAGGGCAAGCTGACCTCCGCCCTCCAGAAGCGCGACGAGAAGTTCGGCGACTACCGAACGGGCGCCGAGCAGCCGAGCCGGCCGGGGAAGTAG